One genomic window of Arthrobacter caoxuetaonis includes the following:
- the mtrA gene encoding MtrAB system response regulator MtrA codes for MKARILVVDDDEALAEMIGIVLRNDGFDPVFCSDGAQALEIFRSTKPDLVLLDLMLPGIDGIEVCRQIRAESDLPIVMLTAKSDTADVVRGLESGADDYVPKPFKPAELVARVRARLRPVDSKSPETLSIGEISIDVAGHSVSRGTDRIALTPLEFDLLVALARKPWQVFTREMLLEQVWGYRHAADTRLVNVHVQRLRSKIERDPEAPEIVLTVRGVGYKAGQN; via the coding sequence ATGAAGGCACGGATACTGGTCGTAGACGACGACGAAGCCCTGGCGGAAATGATCGGCATCGTGCTGCGCAACGACGGGTTCGATCCCGTTTTCTGCTCCGACGGTGCGCAGGCCCTTGAAATCTTCCGCAGCACCAAGCCCGACCTGGTGCTCCTGGACCTGATGCTGCCCGGTATTGACGGCATCGAAGTCTGCCGGCAGATCCGCGCGGAGTCCGACCTTCCCATCGTGATGCTGACCGCTAAATCCGACACCGCCGACGTCGTCCGCGGTCTTGAATCCGGGGCGGATGACTACGTCCCGAAGCCCTTCAAGCCCGCCGAACTCGTGGCACGCGTCCGGGCCAGGCTGCGCCCGGTCGATTCGAAGTCGCCGGAGACGCTTTCAATTGGCGAAATCAGCATCGACGTTGCAGGGCACTCCGTGTCACGCGGCACCGACCGGATTGCGCTGACGCCGCTGGAATTCGACCTGCTGGTGGCGCTGGCGCGCAAACCCTGGCAGGTCTTCACACGGGAAATGCTGCTGGAACAGGTGTGGGGCTACCGCCACGCGGCCGATACCCGGCTGGTCAACGTCCATGTGCAGCGGCTGCGCTCCAAAATCGAGCGCGATCCTGAGGCGCCCGAAATTGTCCTGACGGTGCGCGGTGTCGGTTACAAAGCCGGCCAGAACTAG
- a CDS encoding glycerophosphoryl diester phosphodiesterase membrane domain-containing protein, with protein MDGAFQACRRNPAATFGTAIIIQAVIAVLSVVFGQSLIGSLEVLDTQAELTDAQAISFGASVLTGGTVLTIISAIGILAMQGLLVIPVARAILNLKTGLGQTWRLAKGSYLRLAGMALLMLAASIAGLAAFVFAVVFVIEFLGTSGVVLTVLGVLAVIAVFAWLTVKLALAPAALVLEPRGIFAAVGRSWSLTRGNWWRTFGILILTSIIVSIIVSVISTPITMLVTLFASFGSGDAAGDDLSTILPVLVLTTAISAFFGAIGYAFQAAVTSLLYVDLRMRREGFDVVLMREQEHAASGDPDDVPGRGGHGQFPVPPGPWPGGRAAGSR; from the coding sequence ATGGACGGTGCCTTCCAGGCATGCCGCCGCAATCCGGCGGCAACGTTCGGCACGGCCATCATCATCCAGGCCGTCATCGCTGTACTGAGCGTGGTCTTCGGCCAGTCCCTCATCGGTTCACTGGAGGTCCTGGACACGCAGGCGGAGCTCACCGACGCCCAGGCCATTTCGTTCGGGGCGTCTGTGCTGACCGGCGGCACCGTGCTGACCATCATCTCCGCGATCGGAATCCTGGCGATGCAGGGACTGCTCGTCATTCCTGTGGCCCGTGCGATCCTCAACCTCAAGACCGGCCTGGGGCAGACCTGGCGCCTGGCCAAGGGGTCCTACCTCCGCCTGGCGGGCATGGCCCTGCTCATGCTCGCTGCTTCCATCGCCGGGCTGGCAGCCTTCGTCTTCGCCGTCGTTTTCGTCATTGAGTTCCTGGGCACCTCCGGAGTCGTCCTCACGGTGCTGGGAGTCCTGGCGGTCATCGCCGTCTTCGCCTGGCTGACGGTCAAACTCGCCCTGGCACCCGCTGCCCTGGTCCTGGAACCGCGCGGGATTTTCGCCGCCGTGGGCCGGTCCTGGTCGCTGACCCGGGGCAACTGGTGGCGCACCTTCGGCATCCTGATCCTCACCAGCATCATCGTCTCCATCATCGTCTCCGTGATCAGCACGCCTATCACCATGCTGGTCACCCTGTTCGCCTCGTTCGGATCCGGCGATGCCGCCGGGGACGACCTCTCGACGATCCTGCCCGTCCTGGTCCTGACCACGGCCATCTCGGCGTTCTTCGGAGCAATCGGGTACGCCTTCCAAGCCGCCGTGACCTCCCTGTTGTACGTCGACCTCCGCATGCGCCGGGAAGGCTTCGACGTCGTGCTGATGCGGGAGCAGGAACACGCTGCGAGCGGGGATCCCGACGACGTTCCGGGCCGCGGCGGCCACGGCCAGTTCCCTGTTCCTCCGGGCCCGTGGCCCGGCGGACGAGCCGCCGGGTCCCGCTAG
- a CDS encoding DUF4129 domain-containing protein, translating to MIFPLYLRSAVPFDVPVEPDDRQARQWLETELARPEYQDARPGWAEQLIAAVLEWLGDVLSGIQGLGSGTGVLLLGLGALVVLAFAVLVIRPRLNARRKPPEGIFEDAAAEQDAAGHRQLAEHAAAAGDWDTALAERLRAVLRSAEERVILDRRPGRTASEAGAALSSVFPTAGTDIRWLSARFDEVKYGGAHAGAADSERAARLDAELLRTEPVQAHLRTDPALAVPK from the coding sequence ATGATTTTCCCCCTCTATCTCCGTTCCGCCGTGCCGTTTGACGTGCCGGTGGAACCCGACGACCGGCAAGCCCGCCAGTGGCTGGAAACCGAGCTCGCCCGACCCGAATACCAGGATGCCCGGCCGGGTTGGGCGGAGCAGTTGATCGCCGCTGTGTTGGAGTGGCTGGGCGACGTGCTTTCCGGCATCCAGGGCCTGGGGTCCGGCACCGGTGTCCTGCTGCTGGGTCTCGGCGCACTGGTGGTGCTGGCGTTTGCCGTGCTTGTCATTCGGCCGCGCCTGAACGCCCGGCGCAAGCCCCCGGAAGGAATCTTCGAAGACGCTGCCGCCGAGCAGGACGCCGCAGGACACCGGCAGCTTGCCGAGCACGCGGCTGCGGCCGGAGACTGGGACACCGCGCTTGCCGAACGTCTGCGGGCAGTCCTTCGCTCAGCCGAGGAGCGCGTCATCCTGGACCGCAGGCCGGGACGCACGGCCAGCGAAGCAGGAGCAGCCCTAAGCTCGGTTTTTCCGACCGCAGGGACCGATATTCGCTGGCTGAGCGCCCGCTTCGACGAGGTCAAGTACGGCGGCGCGCATGCCGGAGCAGCGGATTCCGAGCGGGCCGCCCGGCTCGACGCCGAGCTGCTGCGGACTGAACCTGTCCAGGCGCACCTCCGCACAGATCCGGCTTTGGCGGTGCCGAAATGA
- a CDS encoding DUF4350 domain-containing protein: protein MSSTALPHSTSGGTAALPARTPGSLRRRLRAWRVWIILALVLAGGVALSLLTSAGEDRIPLSADNPAPDGAKAAASVLRAQGVDVVVPADYDAALEALESGGATLLLLDPNEYLDSGQLGRLAGAADKTVLVEPTFLQLAELAPDVAQAGLVPETLLESGSAPAADCSAPAAAAAGSVTAGGLAYRGPVTCFPVTGSSEPAAGLYASSADGSDTVFGFTGLLANETITRDGNAALALHVLGSTDTLVWYLPVPADILPGAAPANPFSLLPAWVDPLLIWTLVVAAAAIFWRGRRLGPLALEPMPVVVRAAETADGRARLYQDSRALDRAAANLRAATLVRLAARLRLGPGSTAAAVVDAAARSSGRSATDIDNLLNRHVPATDRDLVTWSQELLDLEEAITEP, encoded by the coding sequence ATGAGCAGCACAGCACTCCCGCACAGCACGTCTGGCGGAACCGCTGCCCTCCCAGCACGGACACCGGGGAGCCTGCGGCGCAGGCTGCGGGCCTGGCGGGTCTGGATCATCCTTGCACTGGTCCTGGCGGGCGGAGTCGCGCTGAGCCTGCTGACCTCTGCGGGTGAGGACCGGATCCCGCTCTCAGCGGATAACCCCGCTCCGGACGGCGCCAAGGCGGCAGCGAGCGTGCTTCGTGCACAGGGTGTCGACGTCGTGGTCCCGGCGGACTACGACGCGGCCCTGGAAGCGCTGGAGTCCGGCGGAGCGACGCTCCTGCTCCTTGATCCGAACGAGTATCTGGACAGCGGCCAGCTCGGGCGCCTGGCCGGTGCTGCGGACAAAACTGTCCTGGTGGAGCCCACGTTCCTCCAGCTCGCGGAGCTGGCACCGGATGTTGCCCAGGCAGGACTGGTTCCCGAGACCCTGCTGGAATCCGGTTCCGCGCCGGCGGCGGACTGCTCTGCCCCTGCCGCAGCAGCGGCCGGGTCCGTTACTGCCGGGGGCCTGGCCTACCGCGGCCCTGTCACCTGTTTTCCGGTCACCGGGAGCAGCGAACCCGCTGCCGGGCTTTATGCTTCCTCCGCGGACGGATCGGACACCGTCTTCGGCTTCACCGGACTGCTCGCAAACGAAACGATCACCCGGGACGGCAACGCCGCCCTGGCGCTGCATGTCCTGGGAAGTACGGACACCCTGGTCTGGTACCTCCCGGTTCCGGCGGACATCCTGCCGGGCGCCGCTCCGGCAAACCCCTTTTCCCTGCTTCCTGCGTGGGTGGATCCGCTGCTCATCTGGACGCTCGTCGTCGCAGCGGCGGCTATCTTCTGGCGCGGGCGGCGGCTTGGGCCGCTGGCCCTGGAACCGATGCCGGTGGTGGTGCGCGCTGCTGAGACAGCGGACGGCAGGGCGCGCCTGTACCAGGACAGCCGTGCACTGGACCGAGCCGCGGCCAATCTTCGTGCGGCCACGCTCGTCCGGCTCGCCGCACGTCTGAGGCTCGGCCCGGGAAGCACCGCCGCCGCCGTCGTTGATGCCGCGGCGCGTTCAAGCGGACGCTCCGCCACCGATATCGATAACCTGCTCAACCGCCATGTACCTGCAACTGACCGTGACCTGGTGACCTGGTCCCAGGAACTTTTGGACCTAGAGGAAGCGATAACCGAACCATGA
- a CDS encoding AAA family ATPase: MTQQYSSPAGGVQPGSTLDEEAESARRALQAVRQEVAKAVVGQDAAVTGLIIALLARGHVLLEGVPGVAKTLLVRTLAAALSLETNRVQFTPDLMPGDVTGSLIYDGRSAEFSFREGPVFTNILLADEINRTPPKTQASLLEAMEERQVTVDGVSRALPDPFMVAATQNPVEYEGTYPLPEAQLDRFLLKMTLDLPGRDDEIEVIRRHGSGFDPRNLGAAGVRPVAGETDLRHAREAVSRVEVAPEVLGYIVDLVRATRSAPSFQLGVSPRGATALLNTARAWAWLSGRTFTTPDDVKALTLPALRHRVALRPEAQMDGVSVDDVLGSILATVPVPR, from the coding sequence ATGACCCAGCAGTACTCCTCCCCCGCCGGCGGGGTCCAGCCAGGCAGCACCCTGGACGAAGAAGCCGAGAGTGCCCGCCGGGCGCTGCAGGCCGTCCGGCAGGAAGTGGCCAAGGCCGTCGTGGGGCAGGACGCCGCCGTGACAGGACTGATCATCGCGTTGCTGGCTCGCGGACACGTGCTGCTGGAGGGTGTGCCGGGCGTTGCCAAGACGCTGCTGGTCCGCACCCTCGCGGCCGCGCTGTCCCTTGAAACGAACCGGGTCCAGTTCACTCCGGACCTGATGCCCGGTGACGTCACCGGTTCGCTCATTTACGACGGCCGCTCGGCGGAGTTCAGCTTCCGCGAGGGACCCGTTTTCACGAATATCCTGCTCGCCGACGAAATCAACCGCACACCGCCCAAGACCCAGGCGTCCCTGCTGGAAGCGATGGAGGAACGCCAGGTCACCGTTGACGGCGTCTCCCGCGCGTTACCCGACCCGTTCATGGTCGCTGCAACGCAGAACCCGGTGGAATACGAGGGGACCTATCCGCTGCCCGAAGCCCAGCTGGACCGTTTCCTGCTGAAGATGACGTTGGACCTGCCCGGCAGGGACGACGAGATCGAAGTCATCCGCCGGCACGGAAGCGGGTTCGATCCCCGGAACCTTGGCGCAGCCGGCGTCCGGCCGGTAGCCGGCGAGACGGACCTCCGGCACGCCCGGGAAGCCGTTTCCCGGGTGGAGGTGGCACCTGAAGTCCTGGGCTACATCGTCGACCTGGTCCGGGCGACCCGTTCTGCGCCGTCGTTCCAGCTAGGTGTCTCTCCCCGCGGTGCGACGGCGCTGCTCAACACCGCCCGCGCCTGGGCCTGGCTCTCCGGCCGGACCTTCACGACGCCCGACGACGTCAAGGCCCTGACGCTGCCGGCCCTGCGGCACCGCGTGGCGCTGCGGCCCGAAGCGCAGATGGACGGAGTCAGCGTGGACGACGTGCTCGGGAGCATCCTCGCAACCGTCCCGGTACCCCGGTAG
- a CDS encoding DUF58 domain-containing protein, whose product MAVSGRFVLLAAAGAVAVVLFPGAAAIFGWLGILALAAGADLALAVSPRSLRLQRDVPESSRLGEEVRTALTVHNLSGRTLHAVLRDAWQPSAGARDSVRRLTVPAREARQTAGILRPERRGELRTAHVTVRSFGPLGLAARQRTIPYPGSLRVLPAFHSKRHLPAKLRRLRELDGNASVQLRGNGTEFDSLRDYVRGDDVRSIDWRATARRRDTVVRTWRPERDRRVIMVLDTSRTSAARILDEPRLDTGIEAALLLGMLARGGGDRVDFLALDRRVRARVDSTAKGNLLSRLVNAMAPLEPELVEADLSLLPGVIASVSSRRSLVVLITSLDAGAVEEGLLPVLPRLLARHVVVIASVRDPALDELRAARGSAGDVFRAAAAERALLDRAAVTAQLKSMGAEVVDETPHELPPKLADMYIRLKASGRL is encoded by the coding sequence GTGGCTGTTTCAGGACGCTTTGTCCTCCTCGCCGCAGCGGGTGCAGTGGCCGTAGTCCTGTTTCCGGGCGCAGCCGCCATCTTCGGCTGGCTGGGAATCCTTGCCCTGGCTGCGGGCGCCGACCTGGCCCTGGCGGTGTCCCCGCGGAGCCTGCGGCTTCAGCGCGACGTGCCGGAGAGTTCCCGGCTCGGTGAGGAGGTGCGGACAGCCCTCACCGTGCACAACCTCTCCGGCCGCACGCTCCACGCGGTGCTGCGCGATGCCTGGCAGCCCTCCGCCGGAGCACGGGATTCAGTGCGCCGCCTGACGGTGCCGGCCCGGGAAGCCCGCCAAACGGCAGGCATCCTGAGGCCGGAACGGCGGGGCGAACTGCGCACCGCACACGTCACGGTCCGTTCCTTTGGCCCGCTGGGGCTGGCAGCGCGCCAGCGCACCATCCCCTACCCCGGATCACTGCGCGTGCTGCCCGCGTTCCACTCCAAACGCCACCTGCCCGCCAAGCTGCGCCGGCTGCGTGAGCTCGACGGAAACGCATCCGTGCAGCTTCGAGGAAACGGTACGGAATTCGATTCGCTGCGCGACTATGTGCGCGGTGATGACGTGCGCTCCATCGACTGGCGGGCGACGGCGAGGCGCCGGGACACGGTGGTGCGTACCTGGCGTCCGGAGCGGGACCGCCGGGTGATCATGGTGCTGGACACCTCGCGGACCTCGGCGGCCCGGATCCTTGATGAGCCCCGGCTCGACACCGGGATTGAGGCCGCGCTCCTGCTGGGGATGCTGGCCCGCGGGGGCGGCGACCGGGTCGATTTCCTGGCCCTCGACCGGCGGGTGCGGGCACGCGTGGACTCCACGGCCAAGGGAAACCTGCTCAGCCGGCTGGTCAACGCCATGGCTCCGCTGGAACCGGAACTGGTGGAGGCGGACCTCTCCCTGCTGCCCGGCGTCATCGCCTCCGTCTCCTCGCGCCGCTCCCTGGTAGTGCTCATCACCTCTTTGGATGCCGGCGCCGTGGAGGAGGGCCTGCTTCCGGTCCTCCCCCGGCTGCTGGCCCGGCATGTGGTGGTTATCGCCTCGGTGCGCGATCCTGCACTGGACGAACTGCGGGCCGCCCGGGGTTCAGCCGGCGATGTTTTCCGTGCAGCCGCGGCGGAACGGGCCCTGCTGGACCGGGCAGCTGTCACCGCACAGCTGAAGTCCATGGGAGCAGAAGTAGTGGATGAAACTCCCCATGAGCTTCCTCCGAAACTTGCGGACATGTATATCCGGCTCAAGGCTTCCGGGCGGCTCTAG
- a CDS encoding DUF4166 domain-containing protein: MSEGSLYRRALGAEFDKLQPQLQDYFSLQPDEGRYGLGIGTFEVAGSPRPALRPLLSALPVRNAFFPDFGRDVPFTIRNYAHRDPFGRSSLTAVRSFRFDSGERIFEDTTSLTSPAGLTDYVGRRRNLATDLTLAVSGDGRMHMHSPHTRLFLGRLRIPVPVLAGADAHAEQWWDEDLGRFRIRTLVRQRQLGTVFVYDGSFTYGYREFDGVLPPDVEPEKWERRL, translated from the coding sequence ATGAGCGAAGGGTCCCTGTACCGCCGTGCGCTCGGCGCAGAATTCGACAAGCTCCAGCCGCAGCTGCAGGACTATTTCTCGCTACAGCCGGATGAGGGACGCTATGGGCTGGGGATTGGGACGTTCGAGGTCGCCGGCAGTCCACGCCCGGCGCTGCGTCCGCTCCTCTCAGCCCTGCCGGTGAGGAACGCGTTCTTTCCGGATTTCGGCCGGGATGTTCCGTTCACCATCCGCAACTATGCCCACCGCGACCCGTTCGGCCGCTCGTCGCTGACCGCTGTGCGCAGCTTCCGCTTCGACAGCGGAGAACGCATCTTTGAGGACACCACGTCGCTGACCTCCCCTGCCGGCCTCACGGACTATGTCGGGCGGCGCCGGAACCTCGCCACCGACCTGACACTGGCCGTCTCCGGGGACGGCAGGATGCACATGCATTCCCCGCATACCAGGCTGTTCCTCGGACGCCTGCGCATCCCCGTGCCGGTGCTGGCGGGCGCCGATGCCCACGCTGAGCAGTGGTGGGACGAGGACTTAGGCCGTTTCCGGATCCGCACGCTGGTCCGGCAGCGGCAGCTCGGCACCGTCTTTGTCTACGACGGCAGCTTTACCTACGGGTACCGGGAGTTCGACGGCGTGCTGCCGCCGGACGTGGAACCGGAAAAGTGGGAGAGACGGCTCTAG